The genomic window ACGGTTTTTTCGTTATTCGCTAGTTCCGCCTCATGCTTTAGACGTTTGGTGAGCAGCAGATCCTCTTCATTTCTGCGCAAAGCACGCACTAGCCAGGTAAATGCCAAGCAAAGAGCAATGATGCTGCCGGCGGCAACCGTTAAGATCAAACGGGTAGTACCGCGCCAGGCCCCAAGATAGATATCTTCTTCTATCGTGTAATTGACGATGAGAGGGTATTTTTTGACGGTGCGCACAGCACCCATGCGTGGCTGGCCTGATGCATTATTGTTCGCCAGTCGTGGACCATCGCTAATCAACACGCCATCACTACGTTTTTGATCGTGAACGATTAGATAGCTGGAGCCGGTAAGATTTTTTTTGCCTAGCAGGTCTTCTGTTGCAGGCCAGCGCGCCAGAATCGTAAAGTCGTCGCGTAGCAGTGTGATGACTGCTTTACCAGCGATACTGACGCGTTGATAAAAATCGGAATAGTAATCGGTAGAAATACCCAATAAAACCATACCTATAAATTGCCCTTGCGTATCGTTGAGGCGGCGGCTAATGTAAAAGGTCCATTTTCCATTGCCTTTGTTACGTACTGGATCGCTCACTAATACGCCTAATTTTGCATCATCGTGATGTGCCTTGAAATAATCACGTTCGGCTAAATTAATTTTTGGCGCTGGCCATTTGCGTGTGAAATTGATGACGTCGCCATTTTGAGCAACCACGGTCGCCACATCTATTTGCGGAGAATTGGCGGCCTTGGCTGCCATGATCTGGAAAAAATCCTCGCTCCCTATCAGCGCTCGCAGCGTTTTATCATCGTTAGGTGCTTTTGCTTTGATGCGTTCGGTGATGTCGTCCAAGGCGAGATAGGCCGTGGTCATTTGCTGTGCTGTATTTTCTGCCAGTATCAGGGCAATGTTGCTAGCCTGTTGACGCCAGTCGTTGATGGCCTTGTCGCGTGATACTTTGATCGATATGCCGGTACCTAAAGCGATAACCAGGCTAAGAAACAGACCAAAAATGATCGCTACATTGCTGATGTTGATGCGTTTCATCCGTTATCCCAATCGAAGCTAATCACAGAGCGAACTGAAAAATTGGCGGTTGGAGCAAGCTATGCCTAGTCTATTCTAGCCGAGTATCGTGCATTTTTTAGCATTTGCAAAGCGAGCTTGATTGCTTAAGGGTTTAAGGATACTAAAGCGGATGACTTAGAAAATATGTCATGTGGTTTTATATACCATGGTTTGCTTCAGATAGGCTTCTTATGCCGCCGAAAATGCTGCGTAAACGTGAATAGAGTGAAATACCTCGCAGAAAATAGTATGATCGTTTTTAAATTGAAGGAGCGTGCTTTTTTATGAGTGAGACTGTACGAATTGATAAGTGGTGTTGGGCCGCAAGATTCTTTAAGACCCGTAGTTTGGCCACACATGCGATCGATCTGGGGCGGGTCTTGCAAAATCAGGAAAGGGTAAAGCCTTCGCATGCGGTCAAACTTGGTGACTTGCTAGAGATACAGCATGCCGATCAAGTCTGGCAAATCGAGGTGCTTAAACTCTTAGAAGTACGCGGTTCGGCCAGCGTTGCGCAAACCATGTATCAGGAAACTGCAGTGAGCATAGAAAAACGTGCACTGGTAGCGCAAAACAAGAAACTCTATCAAGAACCAGGAGCTGTTCTGGCGCGCCGACCTACCAAGCGTGAACGCCGTCAGCTTGATTTTGCCAAGAGTTGACGTTGTTTTTACAGAAGAATCGCCTATGCATAAGTAGATACTCTCCTCTAAAGCATCTTTCTGGTTTGACTTTTAGTGCGCTGTGATTAATAGTACGAGCGTTCGATTAATTTTACTTTTTGCATTGATTAAATGCATTCACGAATCAACTTAATAAGTACAATGTAATATGAATATGACATCGAAATTCATGCGTAAGGGGGAACTCACCCGCGCAGCCATCCTAGACGTTGCCTTGGATGCTGCCAGTCGCGATGGTATCGAAGGTCTGACTATTGGTCTGCTGGCCGATAAGATGAATATGAGTAAGTCTGGCGTGTTCGCACATTTTGGATCGCGTGAGGATTTGCAAATAGAAGTGTTGAAGCTGTACCACCATCACTTTGAGCAGGAAGTGTTTTATCCCAGCATGAAGGAAGAGCGTGGCTTACCGCGTCTACAGGCGATGTTCGCCTTGTGGGTGAAGCGGGTGACGGTAGAGATTGCTTCCGGATGCATTTATATTAGCGGTGCTGCCGAGTACGACGATCGTCAGGGGCCGATAAGGGAAGAGTTAGTCGGCATGGTGCATGCATGGCAAGGCGCTTTGCAACGTGCGGCAAGCCAGGCGATCGCTCTGGGACATTTGAATGCGGATGTCGATCCTGATCAGATTGTGTATGAGATGTATGGATTAATACTGGCGCTGCATCATGATGCGCGTTTTCTGCGCAAGCCGGGTAGTGTTAATCGGGCAGAAATTGGTTTTGAAAGAATGATTGATTGTTATGCACCTGCTAAAAGCTGAAAAATTAAATTTCAGCTTTGATGTGAGCATGTGCAGCATGAGATTTTGAATTGTAAATTGTAATTGTTTAAATTAGCTGTTTTTACTTTGTCTTCAGGAGAAAATTATGGGTCAATACGTCGCTCCCTTGCGTGATATGCAATTCGTTTTGCATGAGCTGTTAGCCGTTGAAGGCGAACTAAAACATTTGCCAAAATACGAAGAAATTGATGCCGATATCATCAATCAAGTGTTGGAAGAAGGCGGTAAATTTACCTCCGAGATTTTGTTCCCGTTGAACCATTCTGGTGATCGCGAAGGCTGCCACCACGACAAAGTCACAAAAGAAGTGACTACGCCAAAAGGCTTTAAAGAAGCCTACCAGCAATATGTTGCTGCCGGTTGGCCAGCACTGTCTTGCGATCCAGAGTTCGGCGGCCAAGGCTTGCCTTTGGTATTGAATAATTCATTCTACGAAATGATGAACTCCGCCAATCAAGCCTGGACTATGTATCCTGGCTTGTCACACGGCGCTTACGAGTGTATCCATGAACACGGTACACAAGAGCAAAAAGATACTTACCTGACCAAACTGATTTCTGGCGAATGGACAGGCACTATGTGCTTGACCGAGCCACATTGCGGTACTGATCTGGGTATGTTGCGCTCTAAGGCGGATCCGCAGGCGGATGGTTCCTACAAAATTTCCGGCGCGAAGATTTTCATCTCCGCTGGTGAACACGATATGGTCAGCAATATTGTCCATCTGGTCTTGGCACGTTTGCCGGGCGCACCAGAAGGCTCTAAAGGAATCTCACTGTTCATCGTTCCTAAATTCTTGCCAAATGCTGATGGCACTGTCGGTGCACGCAATCCGATTTTCTGCGGCGCGATTGAAGAGAAAATGGGCATACACGGCAATTCAACTTGCCAGATGAACATGGACGAAGCCACTGGTTGGTTGATCGGCGGCCCGAACAAGGGTCTGAACGCGATGTTCGTGTTCATGAACGCGGCACGTTTGGGCGTTGGTATGCAAGGTTTGGGCTTGACCGAAATCGCTTACCAAAATGCTTTGGTCTACGCGAAAGACCGTATCCAGATGCGTAGCTTGTCAGGTGTTAAAGCACCGGACAAACAAGCTGATCCAATTATCGTACACGCCGACGTACGCCGTATGTTGTTCACGGCTAAGGCCTACGCAGAAGGCGCGCGCGCATTCTGTTCTTACGTGGCTTTGCAACTCGATAAAGAACTCAATCATCCTGACGAAACAGTGCGTAAAGATTGCGCCGATGAAGTCGCCTTGCTGACACCGATCATCAAAGCCTTCATTACTGATAATGCTTGGGTTGCGACTTCTGAATGTATGCAAGTCTACGGTGGCCACGGTTTCATCTCCGAATGGGGCATGGAGCAATACGTGCGCGACGCTCGTATCAACATGATTTACGAAGGTACTAACACCATCCAGTCTTTGGATTTGTTGGGTCGTAAAATCCTGGGTGACAACGGCGCGAAATTGCGTAAGTTTGGCGCTAAAGTACAAGCCTTTGTGGAAGCCAATGGTACCAACGAAGAGCTGTCCGAGTTCATCACACCTTTGGGTGAATTGGGCGACAAAGTGACTAAGCTGACCATGGAAGTCGGTATGAAAGCTTTCCAGAATGCAGATGAAGTTGGTGCCGCTGCGGTTCCTTACCTGCGCGTGGTTGGTCATCTGGTGTACAGCTATTTCTTCGCACAAATGGCCAAGATCGCTCTGGAGAAAAAAGATTCCGGCGATACTTTCTACACCGCCAAACTGGCAACTACGCGTTTCTACTTTGCGCGTTTGTACCCAGAGACAGCGATGTTGATACGTCAGGCGCGTTCTGGTTCTGCCAACTTGTTGTCCTTAGATGCGGATTTGTTTTAAAGCTTAAACAGCTGGTCAACGAATGACAGGAAACCGATACGCAGAAAATTTTAAAAGAGATGGCGCAGTATGGCTGCGGCTTGCAGGGCGAAAATGCTCCAGAAGCCGCGTCTTTATTGCGCAGTGACTTAAGATTTTTTGTAAATTGCCTGAATTCGTAGAAAAAAGAGTTTGCTTTTCGCCGTTGTTCGAATTTCACATGAGGTTAAAAATGTCCAATTTCATCGTTAAAAAAGTCGCCGTTCTTGGCGCAGGCGTGATGGGCGCGCAAATTGCCGCCCATTGCATCAATGCCAAAGTACCGGTAGTTTTGTTCGACCTGCCAGCTAAAGAAGGTCCTAAGAACGGTATCGTGTTGCGCGCTATCGAAAATCTGAAGAAGCTCAATCCTGCGCCTTTGGGCAACAAGGATGATGCGGCCCTGATCGAAGTAGCCAACTACGAAGACAATCTCGATTTGCTGGCTGGTTGCGATCTGATCATCGAAGCGATTGCCGAGCGTATGGATTGGAAGCATGATCTGTACAAGAAAGTCGCTCCGCATATCGCTCCTAATGCGATCTTTGCATCCAACACTTCGGGCTTGTCGATTACAGCATTGTCCGAAGGTTTTGATGCTGAATTGAAAGGTCGCTATTGCGGCGTGCATTTCTTCAACCCACCACGTTATATGCATTTGGTTGAGTTGATCCCTACCGTGGCAACTCGCCCTGAAATCATCGATCAACTCGAAGGCTTCCTGACCACCACATTGGGCAAGGGCGTTGTGCGCGCTAAAGATACACCTAACTTCATCGCTAACCGCGTCGGTATCTTCGGCATGCTGGCGACGATTTATGAAGCAGAAAAATTTGGCCTGACAGTTGACGTTGTCGATGATCTGACAGGTAAAAAACTCGGTCGTGCTTCTTCCGGTACTTTCCGCACTGCTGACGTGGTCGGTCTGGATACCATGGGTCATGTGATCAAGACCATGCAAGACAATCTGACCGACGATCCTTTCTTCGCCGTCTACAAGACACCTGAAGTGCTGGCTAAATTGGTCGCCGCTGGTGCACTGGGTCAAAAAGCCGGTGCTGGTTTCTACAAAAAAGTAGGTAAAGATATTCAACGTCTGGATTTCGCGACGGCAGAATATGTGACTGGCGGCGCCAAGGCGGATGAAGTTGTGGCTCGCATGCTGAAAGAAAAAGATCCGGTCAAGAAGATGAAGACCTTGCGTGAATCGAGCAATGTACAGGCGCAGTTCCTGTGGGCGATTTTCCGCGATGCTTTCCATTACATCGCCGTGCATGGCGCGACTATTGCAGACAATGCGCGCGACATCGATTTCGCAATGCGTTGGGGCTTTGGCTGGAACGTCGGTCCTTTCGAAACATGGCAAGCTGCTGGTTGGGCAGAAGTCGCGGGTTGGGTCAAAGAAGATATCGATGCAGGTAAGGCGCTGTGCAATGCACCTATGCCAGCCTGGGTATTTGAAGGCCAGGTCGCTGAAAATAAGGGCGTACATACACCACAAGGTTCATGGTCTGCTGCAACCAGTACTTTTGTACCTCGCTCGACTTTGCCTGTGTACGATCGTCAAGCTTTCCGCGCTACCGTCTTTGGTACTGGCGTAGAAACTGGCGCGACTGCTGGCACGACTTTCTTTGAAGATGAATCAGTGCGCATCTGGCACCAGAATGACGACGTCCTGATCTTGTCGCTGAAAACTAAGATGCGCGTGATTGGCCCTGGCGTCATCGACGGTATGGAAAAAGCAGTTGCCGAAGCCGAGAAGAACTTCAAAGGCTTGGTGATCTGGAGTGCCGATGCAGCTGAAGGCGGTGCCTTCTCCGCTGGCGCTGATTTGCAAGCGATGTTGCCTTTGTTTATGTCCGGTGGCGTTAAAGCAATCGAACCAGCAATCGCACGTTTGCAGCAAGCCCATCAAGGCCTGAAATATGCCAACGTACCGGTGGTCGCAGCAGTTGCCGGTCTGGCACTGGGCGGTGGTTGCGAACTGATGATGCACGCAGCTAAACGCGTCGCTTCTATCGAATCGTATATCGGTCTGGTTGAAGTCGGTGTTGGCCTGATCCCTGCCGGTGGTGGTCTGAAAGAGGCAGCAGTACGTGCCGCTAAAGACGCTAAAGGCACTGATTTGTTGCAGTTCCTGAAGAACTACTTCACTAATGCAGCGACTGCAGCGGTATCCAAATCAGCTCTGGAAGCGCAGAAGATGGGTTATTTGTCGGCTGACGACGTGATCGTTTTCAATGCCTACGAGTTGTTGCATGTGGCTAAGGTAGAAGCGCGCGCCATGTTCGACGCTGGCTATCGTGCACCAATGAAGACGCCAGTACCAGTGGCTGGTCGCTACGGTATGGCCACTATCACGGCACAGTTGGTCAACATGCGTGATGGCGGTTTCATCTCTGCGCATGATTACAAATTGGGCGCGATGATTGCTGAAATCGTTTCTGGTGGTGAAATCGAAAACGGCGCGATTGTGAATGAACAATGGTTGCTGGATCTGGAACGCAAAGCATTCATGGAATTGCTGAATCACCCTAAGACGCAAGAGCGGATCATGGGCATGATGCAGACCGGCAAACCAGTACGCAACTAGTTCACAAAATAATTGAGGTAATCAAAATGACTAAACAACTTCAAGACGCCTACATCGTAGCCGCCACCCGCACACCGATCGGTAAATCTGGTCGCGGTATGTTCAAGAACACACGTCCGGATGATTTGCTGGTACGTGTATTGCAATCGGCCTTGGCGCAAGTGCCTAACCTCGATCCTAAACTGATCGAAGATGCCATCGTTGGCTGCTCTTTCCCAGAAGCCGAGCAAGGTAGTAACCTGGCCCGTATGGCCGTGTTGCTGGCTGGTTTGCCAAAAACGGTGGGCGGCATTACCGTCAATCGCTTCTGTGCTTCAGGTATCAGTGCTATCGCGATGGCGGCAGACCGGATTCGTGTCGGTGAATCCGATGTGATGATCGCCGCTGGTGCAGAATCGATGTCCATGGTGCCTATGATGGGTCACCATCCATCCATGAACATGGGTATTTTTAAAGACGAAAATATCGGTATGGCCTACGGTATGGGTCTGACTGCCGAGAAGGTTGCCCAGCAATGGAATATCTCGCGCGAAGCACAAGATGCTTTCGCTTTGCAATCACATCAACGTGCTATCGCCGCGCAAAACGCTGGTTACTTCGATGCTGAAACAACTTCGGTTGAAATCATCGAACGCATCCCGAATCTGGCGACTGGCCAAATCGAATTGAAGACACGCACCGTCAGCCGCGACGAAGGCGCACGTCCAGATACATCGCTGGAAGGCTTGGCAAAATTACGTCCAGTGTTTGCCAACAAAGGCAGTGTGACTGCTGGTAATAGTTCGCAAACTTCGGATGGCGCTGGTGCCGTGATCCTGGTCAGCGAAAAAATCCTGAAGCTGTTCAACCTGACGCCATTGGCGCGTTTCGCTTCCTTCGCGGTGCGTGGCGTACCACCAGAAATCATGGGTATTGGTCCTAAAGAAGCGATCCCTGCGGCTTGCCGCGCGGCTGGTATTACTCAAGATCAGATTGACTGGTTTGAACTCAACGAAGCCTTCGCAGCGCAATCCCTGGCAGTAGTGCAGGATCTGGGTCTGGATCCGGCTAAAGTCAATCCTATGGGCGGCGCGATTGCTCTGGGTCATCCTTTGGGCGCAACTGGTGCGATCCGTTCCGCTACCACTATCCACGCTTTGCATCGTAATAACCTGAAATACGGTATGGTGACTATGTGTGTTGGCACTGGTATGGGCGCTGCAGGTATTTTTGAGCGTATGTAATTTTCTAGTTCAGTCGACGTAATCAATAAAAAAGCCGCATGGAAATTAAACTCCATGCGGCTTTTTTGTAAAGGAGGGTGCGTGGAATTATTTCAGATACAGACTGCCGACGGCACGCTGTTGGCGGCGAGTCGATTTATGCCGCAAACCGCGCTCAAAGCCGTGGTCTTGCTGCCGTCCGCGATGGGCGTGCCGCAAAGTTTCTATACCCCGTTTGCTGAATTTTTAGCAGAAAATGGGATCGCAGTGGTCTGCTTTGATTATCGCGGTATGGGGGCCTCAATACCTGCAAAATTTCGCCATTCCTTACGCGGCTTTGATACCAGTGTGACGCAGTGGGCCGAGCAAGATTACAATGCCGCCTTGCTGGCAACTAAGGCTTGGCAAAGCGAAGTGCCATTGATCGTAGTTGGCCATTCTTTGGGCGGGCAACTGCTGGGCATGCTCCCCGATGCGAACCTGATTGATGCGGTCATTACGATTGCCTCCGGCAGCGGTTACTGGCGCGAAAATGCACCGCAACTAAAGCGCATAGTCTGGTTGATGTGGTATTTTGTGGTGCCATTGGCGACCCGCTTGTGCGGTTATTTCCCAGGTAAACGCTTGCGCATGGTGGGTGACTTACCCAAAGGAGTGATTTATCAGTGGGCGCGCTGGTGTAAGCACCCCGCTTATTTTGTCGATGAGAACGGCGCGGCGATGCAAACTGGACACGCCGCAATTCGGCGACCGATACTCTCTATGAGTTTTACCGATGACGAGTTGATGAGCCTGCGCAACATAGAAAGCATGCACAGTTTTTACAGCAATGCGGTAATTGAGCGCAGGCATATACATCCTAGTGAAGTCGATGCCAAACGCATAGGGCATTTCGGCTTCTTTCGTACGCAATTTCGTAACAGCTTGTGGCTACAGGCTTTACACTGGATGACTAACCCAGCCTTAAAGCGGTCAATTTAAATTGCCACTTTGGGCTAATATTTTTTCCTAATATTATTTCGTCAGAGTCTGGCATTAAACTCTCTCGAATTTTTTAAGCATGATAAACAGCGGAGCAATAAATATGGATATTTTGACGCACACAGAAAATGGCATTTTAACGATCAGTTTTAATCGCCCTGAAAAGAAAAATGCGATTACTTCAGCCATGTATCAAGCCATGGCAGATGCCTTGACTGAGGCTGAAACTGATAGCGCAGTGCGGGCGATTTTGATCACTGGCAAGCCAGAGATTTTTACCGCTGGTAATGATCTTGAAGACTTCATGAAAAACGCTGCCAGCCTGGCGTCAGCAAGTGCCGTGCCGCCGGTGTATCAATTCATGCATGCCTTGAATAATTCTGGCAAGCCAGTGATCGCTGCCGTCAGTGGTGCGGCAGTTGGTATCGGCACCACTTTGTTGATGCATTGCGACCTGATCTATCTGGCCGATAACGCCAAATTATCTATGCCTTTCACGCAACTGGGCCTGTGCCCGGAGTTCGCCTCCAGCATGATCTTCCAGAATATCGTGGGTTACCAGCGTGCCGCTGAAAAGCTGATGTTGGGCGAAGCGTTTAATGCGCAAGAGGCGTACCAGATGGGCTTCGTGAATAAGGTCTTGCCTTTAGAAGAGTTGCTACCGTATGCCTTACAGCAAGCGGCCAAATTGGTGGCCTTGCCAGCGGCATCAGTGCGTATTACCAAACGCCTCATGAAGGGCGCGCAACCTGCCGCAGTGACCAGTAAAATGGCGGAAGAAAATCAACACTTCGCGGCCATGCTCAACGCACCGGAAGCTAAAGAGGCTTTCATTGCTTTCTTTCAAAAACGTAAGCCAGACTTTTCGCAATTTAATTAATTTGAATGTGGCACCCTGCCACTGCGCAATATCCATGCGGGTTTCCAGCCTATCTGGCCCGTAGCCCGCATGGGATATGCGCGCTGGCAGGGGTGTGCTCTAAAATATTTTTATGGGTGTTGTGGTGATTATCGGTCTGCGCCAGCGGGTGCCATTTGTCGACTTTTCTGCTAGCGACATTGCAGGCATGACCGACACTAAATACATATCGGCCATCCTGCATTGAGACGATATGGCCGCTTTATTTTCCTGAGTCCTGTGCCATTTTGCGCAAAGTTTGTAAGCTAGCTCCCGGTGTGATCAGGTTGCCGTCGTAACGCAATTCTATCAAGGCCGGTAGCTGATGCTCGCGTGTATGGGCCAGCGCCCTAGCCAGTGCCGGGGCGAACTCTTCTGTGCTGTTGACCACTTCGCCGCTGGCACCATAGGCGTGCGCCAGTGCCGCGAAATCCGGATTGTGTAATTCCGTTCCAGAGACACGTCCCGGGAATTCTTTTTCCTGATGCATGCGTATGGTGCCGAACATACCGTTGTTAAATACGATGATGATCAGACCTGCTTTGTATTGCACCGCGGTGGCCAGTTCCTGACCATTCATCATGTATTCGCCATCGCCAGCGAAGGTGATCACGGTACGCTCAGGATGAACGATTTTTGCCGCAACACCGGACGGCACGCTATAGCCCATAGCGCCCGAAGTGGGCGCTAACTGCGTACGGAAACCGCCGTAGCGATAGTAGCGGTGTGCCCAGGTGGCGTAATTGCCGGCACCATTGGTGATGATGGTATCGTCCGGGGTGTTGGTCTGAATAGTTTGCACCACTTGCCACAGATTGAGTGGCGCCTGTTCTTGTGCAAAAATCGCTGGCTCTTGTTGCCATGCCAGCAGATCGGCTTTGGCGGCCGCCACTGTCGGTTGCCAGGCGCTGACGTCTAACGGGGTCATCGTCGACAATGCTTCAGCGATTTCTTTCATGCCGCTATTGATCATCATATCGGCCTGATACACGCGTCCCAACTCTAAGGCATCACTGTGTATGTGTATCAGTTTTTGTTTGGCAATCGGTGCTTCCAGTACGGTGTAGCCGCCGGTCGTCATTTCGCCGAGACGCGGTCCGATCGCGATCACCAGATCGGCGTCTTTGATGCGTTGTGCTAATTTCGGGTTTATCCCTATCCCTACATCGCCTATGTAATTCGGATGGGCATTGTCGATCAAATCCTGGAAGCGGAAAGCGCATGCCAAAGGCAGATGGTTAATTTTTGCGAAGTCGGCGATACGCTGGCAGGCCAAGGTATCCCAACTGGTGCCGCCAAGTAATACGATAGGTCTTTGTGCTGCGGCTAAATGCTGACGCAGTTGGCTCAATTGTGTCGCCGATGGCGAGGCTTGCACCGGCGTGTAATGGCGGGTGTCGGCCACCTCAGACATGGCGGCCAGACAATCTTCTGGTAAGGCCAATACGACCGGGCCAGGGCGCCCGCTGGTTGCCACTTGAAAGGCGCGTGCTATGTATTCAGGAATGCGTTCGGCACGGTCTATCTGCGCCACCCATTTCGCCATAGGGCCAAACATACGGCGATAATCGATCTCTTGAAATGCTTCGCGTTCGACGAAGTCGTTGCCAACCTGACCGATAAATAAAATCATCGGAGTCGAATCTTGATACGCGGTATGCACACCGATAGAGGCATTGGTGGCGCCCGGTCCGCGTGTGACAAAGCAAATGCCGGGTTGGCCGGTCAGCTTGCCGTAGGCGTCCGCCATGAAGGCCGCGCCGCCTTCCTGACGATTGATGATGAAGCGTATTTTGCTATCGTGCAGGGCATCGAGTACCGGCAAATAACTCTCGCCAGGCACTCCAAAAATAAGTTCGACGCCGTGTACTTGCAGTGCGTCCACGACCAATTGACCACCAGAACGAGATATAGACATGACAAGAAATGAAAATTAAAGAAAGCGCTACGCTACCAGAAAGTGCACGCTTCGTGCTAATTCTTCGGCATTAGTGGTATTAAGCCTAATCTAGCCGCGGGATTGCTCAGCAGGCTAGCCCTCATGCTGTTACAATAGCGCCCGAAGCAGGCCAGACAATCGCTGGTTTCCATGTTCTGCATGGTGACGGGAGGAAGGTCCGGACTCCATAGAGCAGGGTGACGGCTAACGGCCGTACGTTGAAAGCCAAAGCGCAAGCCCAGGTATAAGACGAGGAATAGGGCCACAGAGACGAGCGTATTAAGTTACGGTGAAACGCGGTAACCTCCACCCGGAGCAATTTCAAATAGGCACGCGTTGAGGCGGCTCGCGGAGCGTGCGGGTAGAAAGCTTGAGCCTGGGAGTAATCCCCGGCCTAGAGGAATGATTGTCATAGCACGAGGCAGCAATGTTAAGTGCCGTAACAGAATCCGGCCTACCGGCCTGCTTCACTTTTTATGCCGCTCACTAGCGCATAAAATCACCACAATTAAATGCTTTAAAGCATTTTTACGCAATTTTTCGTATCTGGATGGCATTATTCTGTTTTTGCTAAGGAAATTTTGCTTTCTCCAATGTTACACTGAGTCTCATTTTCTCCTACCTGGATTAATAATTCTCAAACATGTGTACTGACAAATTCCTTGATTTTTATTCACGATCGGTGATGAGAATATGTCTTTGCTGAACCCAGAGCGCGCATGCGCTATTCTCGCGACTAAAGGCCGTGCATGAAAAAGGGCTTCCGTATTCAGGAGCCTTGGGATCTGTCCTCCATAGGTTTTGCCTTGTGTGTCGCTGTAATCGTTGTCGCGATCACGGGGCAGACTTGGTGGTCTATTGCTCAGGATAAAAAAATCACACTGGCAGCCGCGCAGGAAAATAGTTTTTTGGCAGTGCGTATTTTGGAAGAGCACGCCAATCGCATCTTGCATGATGCAGCGCGCGCCATTGGTGCCGCCGCCGAAGAGATACAGCTTGAGGGCGAGACGGTTCTGCATGACGAGACCTTGATCCGTCAGATCTTAATTAATCAGCGACAAGATTCGCAATTTTTGCAATCTATTGCGATTGTTAACCCTCAGGGCATACTTTGGGCAAGTTCTTTTCAATTCCCTGCTGAGCCGATTGATCTAAGTTTGCAACAGCATGTATTGTATTTGTTGGAGCATCCAAACGACCGTAGCGTCGTGGTCGGTCGGCCCGTACAATTTCAGCGTAGCAAACGCTGGGTATTGCCAGTGGCAAAAAATATCTTCAACGCGCAAGGCCTACATCTGGGCTTAATTCAGACTGATATTAACCTCAATTATTTCAAAGATTTCTATGAGCGGATTGCCCGCGATGGCGCAGCGGTG from Undibacterium parvum includes these protein-coding regions:
- a CDS encoding RNA-binding S4 domain-containing protein; its protein translation is MSETVRIDKWCWAARFFKTRSLATHAIDLGRVLQNQERVKPSHAVKLGDLLEIQHADQVWQIEVLKLLEVRGSASVAQTMYQETAVSIEKRALVAQNKKLYQEPGAVLARRPTKRERRQLDFAKS
- a CDS encoding TetR/AcrR family transcriptional regulator, producing the protein MRKGELTRAAILDVALDAASRDGIEGLTIGLLADKMNMSKSGVFAHFGSREDLQIEVLKLYHHHFEQEVFYPSMKEERGLPRLQAMFALWVKRVTVEIASGCIYISGAAEYDDRQGPIREELVGMVHAWQGALQRAASQAIALGHLNADVDPDQIVYEMYGLILALHHDARFLRKPGSVNRAEIGFERMIDCYAPAKS
- a CDS encoding acyl-CoA dehydrogenase C-terminal domain-containing protein — protein: MGQYVAPLRDMQFVLHELLAVEGELKHLPKYEEIDADIINQVLEEGGKFTSEILFPLNHSGDREGCHHDKVTKEVTTPKGFKEAYQQYVAAGWPALSCDPEFGGQGLPLVLNNSFYEMMNSANQAWTMYPGLSHGAYECIHEHGTQEQKDTYLTKLISGEWTGTMCLTEPHCGTDLGMLRSKADPQADGSYKISGAKIFISAGEHDMVSNIVHLVLARLPGAPEGSKGISLFIVPKFLPNADGTVGARNPIFCGAIEEKMGIHGNSTCQMNMDEATGWLIGGPNKGLNAMFVFMNAARLGVGMQGLGLTEIAYQNALVYAKDRIQMRSLSGVKAPDKQADPIIVHADVRRMLFTAKAYAEGARAFCSYVALQLDKELNHPDETVRKDCADEVALLTPIIKAFITDNAWVATSECMQVYGGHGFISEWGMEQYVRDARINMIYEGTNTIQSLDLLGRKILGDNGAKLRKFGAKVQAFVEANGTNEELSEFITPLGELGDKVTKLTMEVGMKAFQNADEVGAAAVPYLRVVGHLVYSYFFAQMAKIALEKKDSGDTFYTAKLATTRFYFARLYPETAMLIRQARSGSANLLSLDADLF
- a CDS encoding 3-hydroxyacyl-CoA dehydrogenase/enoyl-CoA hydratase family protein → MSNFIVKKVAVLGAGVMGAQIAAHCINAKVPVVLFDLPAKEGPKNGIVLRAIENLKKLNPAPLGNKDDAALIEVANYEDNLDLLAGCDLIIEAIAERMDWKHDLYKKVAPHIAPNAIFASNTSGLSITALSEGFDAELKGRYCGVHFFNPPRYMHLVELIPTVATRPEIIDQLEGFLTTTLGKGVVRAKDTPNFIANRVGIFGMLATIYEAEKFGLTVDVVDDLTGKKLGRASSGTFRTADVVGLDTMGHVIKTMQDNLTDDPFFAVYKTPEVLAKLVAAGALGQKAGAGFYKKVGKDIQRLDFATAEYVTGGAKADEVVARMLKEKDPVKKMKTLRESSNVQAQFLWAIFRDAFHYIAVHGATIADNARDIDFAMRWGFGWNVGPFETWQAAGWAEVAGWVKEDIDAGKALCNAPMPAWVFEGQVAENKGVHTPQGSWSAATSTFVPRSTLPVYDRQAFRATVFGTGVETGATAGTTFFEDESVRIWHQNDDVLILSLKTKMRVIGPGVIDGMEKAVAEAEKNFKGLVIWSADAAEGGAFSAGADLQAMLPLFMSGGVKAIEPAIARLQQAHQGLKYANVPVVAAVAGLALGGGCELMMHAAKRVASIESYIGLVEVGVGLIPAGGGLKEAAVRAAKDAKGTDLLQFLKNYFTNAATAAVSKSALEAQKMGYLSADDVIVFNAYELLHVAKVEARAMFDAGYRAPMKTPVPVAGRYGMATITAQLVNMRDGGFISAHDYKLGAMIAEIVSGGEIENGAIVNEQWLLDLERKAFMELLNHPKTQERIMGMMQTGKPVRN
- a CDS encoding acetyl-CoA C-acyltransferase, with translation MTKQLQDAYIVAATRTPIGKSGRGMFKNTRPDDLLVRVLQSALAQVPNLDPKLIEDAIVGCSFPEAEQGSNLARMAVLLAGLPKTVGGITVNRFCASGISAIAMAADRIRVGESDVMIAAGAESMSMVPMMGHHPSMNMGIFKDENIGMAYGMGLTAEKVAQQWNISREAQDAFALQSHQRAIAAQNAGYFDAETTSVEIIERIPNLATGQIELKTRTVSRDEGARPDTSLEGLAKLRPVFANKGSVTAGNSSQTSDGAGAVILVSEKILKLFNLTPLARFASFAVRGVPPEIMGIGPKEAIPAACRAAGITQDQIDWFELNEAFAAQSLAVVQDLGLDPAKVNPMGGAIALGHPLGATGAIRSATTIHALHRNNLKYGMVTMCVGTGMGAAGIFERM